The nucleotide window CCGCTTTGCCCGCTTCTACCGCTCACACCCCTTTGAGCTGCGGTGGAATTCTGCCTTTGGCGATGTCATGCGCGGCTGCGCAGACCGCGAGGAGACGTGGATCACCCCCGCCATCCTCGATGTCTATGAGGAGCTCCACCGCATGGGCCATGCCCATAGTGCAGAGGTCTGGCGAGAGGGCCGCCTCGTCGGCGGCGTCTATGGAGTCACCATCGGCGGTGCTTTTTTTGGCGAATCCATGTTCAGCCGTGAGACCCATGCCTCCAAAGTCGCCCTCACCGCCCTCCAGCATCGTCTGCACGAGCGAGGCTTCATCCTGCATGACACCCAGTGGACCACGCCGCACCTCGCCATGTTCGGCGGGCATGAAATCCCCTGCGCAGACTACCTCACCGTCCTCGATCACGCCATCCGCCTCCCGGTCCACTTTGATGAGCACATGCCACCGACCACGCTCATCTTTCGCTAAAAAGTAGTGCCCAGCCTCCAGGCTCGATTCATGTATTGACGTATCCGCCTGCTTTCCTGACAATACCCACGCCATGAAAGCCGCCCTCCTGCATGCCTGCACCCTCCTTCTGTGCCTCCCCGTCGCAGCCATCGAAAAGGAAGTCCCGCCCAAAATCCGCGAAGGCTCCACGACTCAAAAACCGTCAACAGAGTCACCAAGGTCAACCGAGTCCCCCAAACCCGCCATGAAAGACGGGGAGCGTGAAGGCGGCAGCAAACCGAATATCGAACGCGACGGCGAAAAGAAACCCGGCATACGCGATGGCGAAAAACCACGCACCGGCCCCCGCGACGGCGAAGGCATGAAAAAGCCCGGCACCAAAGACGGCGAAGGCCGCAAACCCTCCGCCGAATCCGGCTCAAAGTCCCGCAAAGTTGACGGCGACCGAATCTCTGACTCCAGTGATGAAGTCATCATCATGATCGTCTCCGCCGACGGCGAAAACATCCTCATCGGTGACGAAAAAGTCCCCACGAACCGCCTCCGCGGCTTCCTCAGTACCTACCTCCCCGATCACCCCGGTGCCAAAGTCATCGTGCGAGGTGACGCAAACTCTCCCTACAAGTCCCTCCTCCAGGTCCTCGATGCCATCAGCGACAACGGGAACAAGAAGGCCCGCATTGAGGAGAAGTGATTAAAGCACCAACAAGTCATGCTCATGCCAGACTCTCAGTCATCAGCCAAGAATGCCAAGACTAGCCCTTGGTATGAAGTGGTGGCTGCTTTCTGGCCCGTGTTAGTGTGTCCGACTGTTTCACTGGTTTCATTGCATTCTTCCCCCTGGGCAGGCGTGTTGTTTGCCTGCGTAGTGCTTATGCTTCGCAGACTCTGGTGGACATGCATTTTTGGCTTATTGGTGGCCTGCGTCATTACCGCTTCGATGATCATGTCTAGCATAGCTTGGTGGAAAATGATGTGACTCTCACAAAGTCGCTCCAGCAGCCCCCTAACCATCCATCTTTGGATCCTATGAGGCTTCGCGCCTTTGCGTAACCCCTAATCACCACCGCGCCATGAAGTCTTCGTCATTCAGCCTTGTTCATTCCTTCGTCATTCTGATTTCGTCCTTCGTCATTCCGCCACTCGCCACGGCAGCGACACCCGCCGAAGTCACCGCCGCCACCATCAAAGCCGTTTCGTTCTACCACTCCCACGCGGCGGCCCACGGCGGTTACGTCTACCGCTACAGCGCCGACTTCACCTTGCGCGAAGCGGAAGGCATTCCCGGTCCGGACACCATCTGGATTCAGCCACCGGGCACGCCTGCGGTCGGCATGGCCATGCTGGATGCTTACGAGGCCACGAAGGACGAAAAGTGCCTAGCAGCCGCCGTCGAGGCCGCGCGATGCGTTTCGCGCACGCAGCTCGCTTCGGGCGGTTGGGACTACTCGGGCCATTTCAATGCCAAGGGCCGCGAATCGAAGAATTACTGCCGCAAAGCCGATGGTACGGCCATTCCACGCACGCAGACCGCCACCCGCGAGGCCGGTTGGCACAACTGGCGTCGTCAGGATAAGAAAAACTACGCCACCTACGACGACGATGTCTCCCAGGCCGCCACGCGGCTGCTCGTGCGGGTCGATCACGCGCTCGGTGGAAAGGACGCCGAGATCAAAGCCGCCGCCGACTTTGCGCTGCACACGCTCCTCATGACGCAGTATCCGGCGGGCGGTTGGAGCGCGAATTTCGACGACGCGCCCACCGCGCCGCCGCCTGCGGACAAGTATCCCATCAAACCCGGCAGCTACCCCGCCGACTGGCCGCGCAAGTGGCCGAAGGACTTCACCGGCTGCTATGTGCTCAACGACAACACCCACGCCACCTTGATGAGCACGCTGCTGCTCGCCTGGCAGCTTCGCGGTGATCAAAAATACCTCGAAGCCGCCAAACGCGGTGGCGACTTCCTTCTGCTCGCGCAGATGCCCGATCCGCAGCCCGCCTGGGCGCAGCAATACAACGCCGACATGCAGCCCGTGTGGAGCCGTCAATTCGAGCCCACCGCCATCAGCGGTCGCGAAAGCCAGGCCGCCATGTGGGCCCTGCTGAAGCTCGCCGCCGCCACCGGCGACAAAAAATACCTCCCGCCCGTCGCCAAAGCCATCACCTACCTCCGCACCGTGCTCCTGCCCGGCAACAAGCTCGCCCGCTTCTACGAACTCAACACCAACAAGCCCCTCTACTTCGAGCGCGGCCCCGGCGGCAAAGGCTTCGAGCTGACCTACTCCGACCAAAAAGCCTCCTCCAACTACGGCTGGGTCTGGGACAGCGAACTCGACGCCCTCCAAGCCGCCGGCAGCCAGATCGCCCGTGGCGAGCCCGTCACCTTCCCCCGCACCGAAAAAGAGCGCTGGTCCTCCCCCCCCACCGACGCCGACATCGCCACCATTTTAAAAGAACAAGCCCCCAACGGCTCCTGGCCCATCACCGACGACGACCGCGGCATCATGCGCGACGCGAACGGCAAAAAGCAAAAGCCAGCCGGTGGCGTGATCTACAGCCTCGACTTCACGCAGAATGTGAAAGCACTCAGTGCATGGCTGAAAGCGAAAGGAGGCGTGAAATGAAAACCCAATCCGAATGGCAACAGAATGAAGACAACAGAATAAACCCATTCTGTTACCCCCATTCTGTTGCCAATTTGCTGATTCTTTGCCTCGCTAGTCTTTTCCCTGCCCAAGCCGCCGAGAAATACGACAACCCCACGCCGTGGTCCTACCAGCGCCTCCAGCGTCCGGCCATTCCAGCCACGAAAGACACCGCGTGGCCGAAAGACGACCTCGACCGCTTCATCCTCGCGCGTCTCGAAAAGGAAAACCTCCGCCCCATCGGTGATGCGCCCCGTGCCACGCTCATCCGCCGTGCATCCTTCGATTTGCGCGGCCTTCCGCCCTCTCAAACCGAGGTCGAGGTTTTCCTGCGCGATCCTTCACCCGATGACCTCGCTTTCGCCAAAGTCGTGGACGCCTTTCTCCAATCCGAACGCTTCGGCGAGCGCTGGGCGCGGCATTGGCTCGATGTCATTCGCTACGCCGACAGCGTCGGTCGCGTGTGGAATGCACCGTTTTTGTATGCCGCGCGTTACCGCGATTGGGTGATCGACTCCTTCAACGAAGACAAACCCTACAACCGCTTCGTCACCGAGCAGATCGCGGGCGATTTGCTCCCAGCCACCACCGTGCTGCAGCGCCGCGATCAAATCGTCGGCACCGGCATGCTCGCGCTCGGCAGCATGAACGTGCAGGAGGGCGACTACGAGCAATACCTCCTCGATCAGGTCGATGACCAGATCGACGTCGTTGGGCGTGCTTTCCTCGGGCTCACACTGGCCTGCGCACGCTGCCACGATCACAAAACGGAGCCCGTCACCATGCGCGACTACTATGCGCTCGCGGGCATCTTCTACAGCAGCCGCACGCTCAGTGGCACGCCGAATCGCAACGAAGGCGTCAGCGGCGGTTACGTGAGCCCCGAGGCACTCGTCGATCTGCCCACGGAACTCGATGAAGCCGTCGGTCCGCCGCAAAAACTGCCCGCTGGCATCCACTCGATGGATGACCTCCGCGAGCTCGGCAATCCGAAGGAAACCATTCGCTACGACCACGATCCGCACTTCTGCATGGGCGTCATTGATGCCGAGATCAAAGACTGCGAAATCGCCATCGGCGGCGATCCGCATGATCGCGACACCGCGCCTGCTCGCGGCGAATTGAAGCTCCCCGCCTTGCCACCAATGCCGAAAGTGCCCGCGCAAAGCTCCGGCCGCCTCGAATTCGCCCAATGGCTCACGCAGCCCACGCATCCGCTCACCTCACGCGTCATGGTGAACCGCCTCTGGCAGCATCTTTTCGGCGAAGGCCTCGTGCGCACGCCCGATGACTTCGGCATCACCGGTGCCGATCCGAGCCATCCCGAACTGCTCGACCATCTCGCGATCCGTTTCGTCGAAAACGGCTACAGCATGAAGAAGATGATCCGCGCCATGATGCTCAGCCGCACCTATCGACTAGCCACCACTGGCAATCCCGAGCATCCCGACGCCGGCAACAAACTCCGCTGGCGACAGAACCCCAAGCGCCTCGAACTCGAACCCCTGCGCGACACGCTGCTGCAACTCGCCGGTCAACTCACCTTTGATCGCCCCGAAGGCATCCAAGTCGCCGGAAGCGGCGGCAAAGGCCGTCACGGCATCACGCGTGGTCTGCTCGGCATTGAGGAGCCGTATCGCACGATCTACTTGCCCGTCGTTCGCGACAACATCCCCGAACTCTTCAGCACCTTCGACTTCCCCGGCCCCACCCAAATCAAAGGCCAGCGCGATGTCACCACCGTCGCTCCACAGGCCTTGTTTTTCATGAACAACCCCTTCGTCGAGCAAATCGCCGCTCAAATCACCGAGAAGGCCGGAAAAGACACGAAAGCCATTTACCACCTCCTTTTGGGCCGCGAACCCACTTCCGAAGAAATCACCGATGCACGCGATTTGGACACGCAATCACTGATCCAAGCACTGTTGGGCACCGCTGAGTTTCGCTACGTCTTCTGAACCAATCCATCTGATAGAAAAATTGAGGACAGAAAGATTTCAGAACCCAAATTTTTCTGTCCCCAATCTTCCTGTCAAAAATCCGCCTCCATGACCACCCGCCGCTCCATTCTCCAATCCACCAGCGCAGGCTTTGGCTGGCTGGCGTTCAATGCGCTGCATCAGCAGTGGGCGAGTGCGGCGGCACCGCCGAAGACGATCAATCCGCTCGCTCCCAAGGCACCGCATTTCGCGGCGAAGGCCAAACGCGTGATTTTCATGTTCATGCAGGGTGGGCCGAGCCATCTCGACACGTTTGATTACAAACCGGAGCTGGTGAAGGCGCAGGAGGCCAAAATGGCGAAGTACATGGGCGCCGCGTTCGACTTCAAACCTCGCGGCAAGAGCGGCCTCATGATCTCCGAAGCGTTTCCCGAGCTGTCGAAGCACGCGGACGACCTCTGCATCCTCAACGGCATGCAGACACGCACGAACGCGCATCAGATGGCCACGGTGGCGCTGCACATCGGCAGCGAGACCTTTGTGCGGCCTTCGATGGGCGCGTGGATCGTCTATGGGCTCGGCAGCGAGGCGGAGGACCTGCCCGGCTTTGTCACGATCAATCCCGTGGCCGACACCGGCGGCGCGATGAACTACGGCAGCGCGTTTTTGCCCGCGAGCTTCCAAGGAACACGCCTCAGCACCACCGGCGGCGGCGTTCCCGATCTCTCGAATGGCAGGTTCAGCGACGCGCAGCAGCGCAAGCAGATCGAATTCATCCAAAAAGCCAATCGCAGGCTCCTCGCGGGTGATCCGGGCAATCCCGAGCTCGAAGGCATCATTCAAAGTTACGAGCTCGCCTACAAAATGCAGACCAGCGTGCCCGACGTGCTCGATCTCGACAAAGAGCCCGCGCACATCCGCGAGCTCTACGGCCTCGACAACGGCGACACCGAGCGCTTTGGCACGCAGTGCCTCATGGCGCGTCGGCTCGCTGAGAAAGGCGTGCGCTTCATCCAGCTCACCAGCACCGGATGGGACCACCATCAGCAGCTCCGCGAAGGCATCACGCGTCAGGCAGGCAGCATCGACAAACCCATCGCCGGCCTCATCGCCGACCTGAAGCAGCGCGACATGCTCAAAGACACGCTCATCCTCTGGGGCGGCGAATTCGGCCGCGGATCGAGCTACGACAACGAACTCTACAACGGCCGCGGACACAACGGTCGCGGTTACACCATGTGGATGGCCGGTGGCGGCGTGAAAGGCGGCTTCACCTACGGCAGCACCAACGCCATGGGCGACACCGCCGAAACCGGCATCATCACCACTCACGATTTGCACGCCACGGTCCTGCATCTCCTCGGCATCAACCACGAGCGCCTCACCTACCGCTACTCCGGCCGAAACTTCCGCCTCACCGACGTCCACGGCGTCGTAGCGAAAGACATCATCGCGTGAGTGAGATTCATATACTTCTTGTGAAACTTGAGGAGTCAACGCGGGCTAGGCACCCCAATTCTGGGTCGAGGAACCGGCTGAGGCACGCCCGGCATGTTTATCATATTGGGTTGCGGGTTGACGTAGTTCACCGACACCTTCACCAGCCATGTATCCCCGTCGCGCAGCAGACTGTCACGCACCAGGTTTGTATCGCGAATTCCATTTATGACTTCGTGGAAGTGACGCGCCTGGCCCTGCTCGCCGTTGGCA belongs to Verrucomicrobiaceae bacterium and includes:
- a CDS encoding DUF1549 domain-containing protein; its protein translation is MLILCLASLFPAQAAEKYDNPTPWSYQRLQRPAIPATKDTAWPKDDLDRFILARLEKENLRPIGDAPRATLIRRASFDLRGLPPSQTEVEVFLRDPSPDDLAFAKVVDAFLQSERFGERWARHWLDVIRYADSVGRVWNAPFLYAARYRDWVIDSFNEDKPYNRFVTEQIAGDLLPATTVLQRRDQIVGTGMLALGSMNVQEGDYEQYLLDQVDDQIDVVGRAFLGLTLACARCHDHKTEPVTMRDYYALAGIFYSSRTLSGTPNRNEGVSGGYVSPEALVDLPTELDEAVGPPQKLPAGIHSMDDLRELGNPKETIRYDHDPHFCMGVIDAEIKDCEIAIGGDPHDRDTAPARGELKLPALPPMPKVPAQSSGRLEFAQWLTQPTHPLTSRVMVNRLWQHLFGEGLVRTPDDFGITGADPSHPELLDHLAIRFVENGYSMKKMIRAMMLSRTYRLATTGNPEHPDAGNKLRWRQNPKRLELEPLRDTLLQLAGQLTFDRPEGIQVAGSGGKGRHGITRGLLGIEEPYRTIYLPVVRDNIPELFSTFDFPGPTQIKGQRDVTTVAPQALFFMNNPFVEQIAAQITEKAGKDTKAIYHLLLGREPTSEEITDARDLDTQSLIQALLGTAEFRYVF
- a CDS encoding DUF1501 domain-containing protein, whose amino-acid sequence is MTTRRSILQSTSAGFGWLAFNALHQQWASAAAPPKTINPLAPKAPHFAAKAKRVIFMFMQGGPSHLDTFDYKPELVKAQEAKMAKYMGAAFDFKPRGKSGLMISEAFPELSKHADDLCILNGMQTRTNAHQMATVALHIGSETFVRPSMGAWIVYGLGSEAEDLPGFVTINPVADTGGAMNYGSAFLPASFQGTRLSTTGGGVPDLSNGRFSDAQQRKQIEFIQKANRRLLAGDPGNPELEGIIQSYELAYKMQTSVPDVLDLDKEPAHIRELYGLDNGDTERFGTQCLMARRLAEKGVRFIQLTSTGWDHHQQLREGITRQAGSIDKPIAGLIADLKQRDMLKDTLILWGGEFGRGSSYDNELYNGRGHNGRGYTMWMAGGGVKGGFTYGSTNAMGDTAETGIITTHDLHATVLHLLGINHERLTYRYSGRNFRLTDVHGVVAKDIIA
- a CDS encoding biopolymer transporter ExbD, which translates into the protein MKAALLHACTLLLCLPVAAIEKEVPPKIREGSTTQKPSTESPRSTESPKPAMKDGEREGGSKPNIERDGEKKPGIRDGEKPRTGPRDGEGMKKPGTKDGEGRKPSAESGSKSRKVDGDRISDSSDEVIIMIVSADGENILIGDEKVPTNRLRGFLSTYLPDHPGAKVIVRGDANSPYKSLLQVLDAISDNGNKKARIEEK
- a CDS encoding leucyl/phenylalanyl-tRNA--protein transferase translates to MEIAPLDLLNAYCEGIFPMGEDGGGVNWYRPKMRGILPIADFHLPRRFARFYRSHPFELRWNSAFGDVMRGCADREETWITPAILDVYEELHRMGHAHSAEVWREGRLVGGVYGVTIGGAFFGESMFSRETHASKVALTALQHRLHERGFILHDTQWTTPHLAMFGGHEIPCADYLTVLDHAIRLPVHFDEHMPPTTLIFR